A genomic stretch from Candidatus Woesearchaeota archaeon includes:
- a CDS encoding GNAT family N-acetyltransferase, protein MAKKRSLALWQTYGLDAVLSASEPFKQEKEARLSVQLGKAVSLKLVRKTDDDLTHLMRIEEASFEPEYRFSTNEMLDVMSYPDFAGFYICVEDVPVGFINHESRGRGSRANFYISNIAVDPKYRGQGFGSALIELLEQQVQFEGASRITLHTMNITRNRAFYQSLGFEERGIVRGYYAEAKGTTLESDAVFYEKRFLKKPKLHAVISSSNHQTPD, encoded by the coding sequence ATGGCAAAAAAACGCTCTCTAGCTTTATGGCAGACTTATGGCTTAGACGCAGTTTTAAGTGCATCGGAACCATTCAAACAGGAAAAAGAAGCTCGATTAAGCGTCCAATTAGGAAAAGCAGTTTCTTTGAAACTTGTTAGAAAAACAGATGATGATTTGACCCATTTAATGCGAATTGAAGAAGCTAGTTTTGAACCAGAATACAGATTTTCTACTAACGAAATGCTAGATGTCATGAGTTATCCAGACTTCGCAGGATTTTACATCTGTGTTGAGGATGTTCCAGTCGGATTCATAAATCATGAAAGTCGCGGCAGAGGATCACGAGCTAATTTTTATATTTCAAATATTGCAGTCGATCCAAAATATCGCGGACAGGGTTTTGGTAGCGCATTAATTGAATTATTAGAACAACAAGTACAGTTTGAAGGCGCATCAAGAATTACCCTTCATACAATGAACATAACTCGTAATCGTGCGTTCTATCAATCATTAGGTTTTGAAGAAAGAGGCATTGTTAGAGGATACTACGCAGAAGCTAAAGGCACCACGCTTGAATCTGATGCAGTATTTTATGAAAAAAGATTTTTGAAAAAACCAAAATTGCACGCAGTAATTTCTAGTTCAAATCATCAAACCCCAGATTAA